From one Micromonospora siamensis genomic stretch:
- the gvpJ gene encoding gas vesicle protein GvpJ has product MSVVTSGGGQAGGALEKGGAGGLADVVETVLDKGVVIDAQVTIGVVGIPLLEINARVVVASIETYLKFAEMTDRLDIQPKEGGPLSGLLGDVTGAAREVTSGLGDTVGEVGGVAREVGGVAGGVTREASRTAGELGRTVGDTAADTTGAVRDRPRRRRDGER; this is encoded by the coding sequence ATGAGCGTCGTGACGTCGGGCGGTGGCCAGGCCGGTGGCGCTTTGGAGAAGGGCGGTGCCGGCGGGCTCGCCGACGTCGTGGAGACCGTCCTCGACAAGGGGGTCGTGATCGACGCCCAGGTCACCATCGGAGTGGTCGGCATCCCGCTGTTGGAGATCAACGCGCGGGTGGTGGTGGCGAGCATCGAGACGTACCTGAAGTTCGCCGAGATGACCGACCGGCTGGACATCCAACCCAAGGAGGGTGGCCCACTCTCCGGGCTGCTGGGCGACGTGACCGGTGCGGCCCGCGAGGTCACCTCGGGGCTCGGCGACACGGTGGGCGAGGTCGGCGGGGTGGCCCGGGAGGTGGGCGGCGTTGCCGGCGGGGTCACCCGGGAGGCCAGCCGGACCGCCGGTGAGCTCGGCCGGACGGTCGGCGACACGGCCGCCGACACCACCGGGGCGGTCCGTGACCGGCCCCGCCGCCGCCGGGACGGGGAGCGCTGA